One stretch of Agelaius phoeniceus isolate bAgePho1 chromosome W unlocalized genomic scaffold, bAgePho1.hap1 SUPER_W_unloc_2, whole genome shotgun sequence DNA includes these proteins:
- the LOC143692661 gene encoding olfactory receptor 14A16-like: MSNSSSIRHFLLLALADTRQLQLLHFCLLLGISLAALLGNGLIISAVACGHHLHTPMFFFLLNLALADLGSICTTVPKAMHNSLWDTSNISYTGCAAQVFLLIFFLGSEYFLLTVMCYDRYVSICKPLHYGTLLGSRACAHMAAAAWASAFLYSLLHTANTFSLPLCHGNALGQFFCEIPQILKLSCSKSQLREVGLIAVSVSLVFGCFVFIVFSYVQIFRAVLRIPSEQGRHKAFSTCLPHLVVVSLFVSTVVFAYLKPPSIFSPSLDLALSFLYSVVPPALNPLIYSLRNQELKDSVRRLITGKFQKH, translated from the coding sequence atgtccaacagcagctccatcaggcacttcctgctcctggcattggcagacacgcggcagctgcagctcctgcacttctgcctcttgctgggcatctccctggctgccctcctgggcaacggcctcatcatcagcgccgtagcctgcggccaccacctgcacacgcccatgttcttcttcctgctcaacctggccctcgctgacctgggctccatctgcaccactgtccccaaagccatgcacaattccctctgggacaccagcaacatctcctacactggatgtgctgcccaAGTATTTCTTCTAATCTTCTTCCTTGGAtcagagtatttcctcctgaccgtgatgtgctacgaccgctacgtgtccatctgcaaacccctgcactacgggaccctcctgggcagcagagcttgtgcccacatggcagcagctgcctgggccagtgcctttctctattcactgctgcacacggccaatacattttccctgcccctgtgccatggcaatgccctgggccagttcttctgtgaaattccacagatcctcaagctctcctgctccaaatcccagctcagggaagtggggctcattgctgtcagtgtgTCTTTGgtatttggctgttttgtgttcattgttttctcctatgtgcagatcttcagggctgtgctgaggatcccctctgagcagggacggcacaaagccttttccacctgccttcCTCACCTGGTTGTGGTCTCTCTGTTTGTCAGCACTGTCGtgtttgcctacctgaagcccccctccatcttctccccatccctggatctggccctgtcatttctgtactcggtggtgcccccagccctgaaccccctcatctacagcctgaggaaccaggagctcaaggattCAGTGAGGAGACTGATCACTGGAAAATTTCAGAagcattaa